The Iamia sp. SCSIO 61187 genomic sequence GTAGGTGTCGTGGTGCAGGTGGTGGTCGACGCCAGCCCAGGTCAGGCCGGGTTGGGAGCACCAGAGCAGGCAGGGGTCGATGGCCTCCGGCGGCGGCGGCCACGCCAGCGCGGCGGCCACAGCATCCCTGTGTCGTAGTTGGCGTCCCGCGAGGTGGTGTAGGTCGGCGTCGGTCTGGTCCTCGACGCTGGCTATCAGTGTGGCTCAGGCGGTGATGGCCAGGGGCGGCTCCTCGGGATCGGTCGTGTCGGCGGTGGCGTAGAGCTTGGCCATGGAGGCTTCTGAGAGGTAGCGGCGTTCGGCGACGGCCCATTCGTCGTGGGTCTCGACGACCACGGCGGTGATGAGCCGGGCGACCGATGCGTCGTTGGGGAAGATCCCGACGACGTTGGTGCGACGCTTGATCTCGCCGTTGAGCCGCTCGAGCGGGTTCGTCGACCAGATCTTGCGCCAGTGCGCCTGGGGGAAGGCGGTGAAGGCCAACAGGTCCTCGGCGGCGTCGCCGAGGAGGGCCGCAACGTCGGGGAACTGGGCGGCAAGCATGGCCTGGACTTCGTCGAGCTGGGCGCGGACGTGGGCGGCGTCGGGTTGGGCGAACACGGTCCGGATGGCGGCGGCGACCATCTCGACCGACGCCTTCGGCACGCGAGCGAGGACGTTGCGCATGAAGTGGACCCGGCAGCGCTGCCACGCCGAGCCCACGAAGGTCGACTCGATCGCGGCCTTGAGGCCGAGGTGGTGATCGGAGATCACCAGCTGCACCCCGGCCAGGCCCCGGGCGCGGAGGCCCTTGAAGAACGCGGTCCAGAAGGCCCCGGACTCACTGTCGCCGACCTCGACGCCAAGGACCTCCCGGTCGCCGTTGGCGGTCACGCCGGTGGCGACCACCACGGCTCGGGACACGACGCGGCCGTTGATGCGACCCTTGACGTAGGTGGCATCGGCGAACACGTACGGGAACTCGACATGGCCCAGCGAGCGGGTGCGGAACGCCTCGAGGTCCCGGTCGAGCTCGGCGCAGATCCGCGACACCTCTGACTTGGAGATCCCCGAGCTGACACCGAGGGCGGCGACGAGGTCGTCGACCTTGCGCGTCGAGACGCCGTGGACCCAGGCCTCCATGACCACTGCGAACAGGGCCCGGTCGATGCGGCGGCGCCGCTCGAGCAGCGACGGGAAGAACGACCCAGTCCGCAGCTTGGGGATCTTGAGCTCGACGTCACCGGCCGGGGTCGCCAACAACCGGGGGCGGTGCCCGTTGCGCTGCGCGGTCCGGGCGTCGGTGCGTTCATGGGGCGCGGCGCCTATCACGGCGGTCGCTTCGGCCTCGATCAACTGCTGGAGGATCCACTCCAGGCTCGTGCGGATGGTGTCGGTCAGCTCCCCGGCGCGCAACGCGTCGAGCAGCTCGGACAGGTCAGACTCTGAGAGGGCCACCGGCGGTGTCTCCTTGTTCGTATCCCGGCTAGGACACGTCGAGGATCTCGCCGGTGGCCCACCCAAGTGGTGGACCCCGCCGACCTACACCACCCCAGGGGACACGATCCTGTCGTAGAGGCCCTGGCGCGTCCTGGAGGCCTGCGCCACGGCGTCTGCGCCGTCGGTGCCGGACCTCGGCCCCGGTCGAGGAACAGGGTCCCGATGTCTCGGCCGCAGAGCTCCGGGGCGCGCGACACCTGCGGTCGGAGGAGATCGAGGTCCGTGGGGACCGGGGCTTCACTGTCACACACCCCCGTCATGATGGGGTGTGCTCGACGAGGTGCGTCGAGAGGGAGGGGATCTCATGGTTGTCGACGATCGAGGTGGGGTGACGGCGGCGCAGGTCATGGCGGCCGTGCTGGGAGTGCCGGGTGTGCGCGCCATGGCGGGGATCGACAGCGTGACGGTGTGGCCCGGCGGCGATGCACCTGCTGTCGAGCTCGACGTGCGCACCGTCGTCGGAGTGGAGCAGATCCGGTCGCCTCAGGGCGCACCCTCCGTCCGGCTGGCGCTGGCCGTCGGCACCGGGCGTCCGCTGCCCCTGGTCATCGTGCAGAGCGATGTGGCGTTCGTCCCGGACGTGGAGGGCGGTCGACGACGGGTCGGTGGGGCGTCCTCCTCCTCTCTCGTCACCGTGGCCGACCTTCCGCCGATGCTCGGCTGGAGCGAGGTGCTCCGGTGCCTGGACGCCCTCGAGGGTTCGCTGAGCAACCTGGACCGGGCGCAGGCCCAGACCCTGGTCGCCGCCGCAGGAGTGGAGGGCGCCCGCCGCTCCGGGGTCGACACCTCCCCCGCCGAGGCCCGCCTCGATGCCGCCATCGCCCGGGCCGCGTCCTGGTGACCGTCGAGGTGATGAGCCCCACCGCTGGCCACGTCGCACGACCGCTCACCAGAAGGAGGAGCCTGTGATCGAGTTCTACAAGGTGGCGAACGGGACGCTCATCGGAACGCTCGACCCCTTCACGATGGAGCCGAGCAACGGGACCGTCGCGTCGGTGGTGCGGGCCAAGCGGGAGATGGGTTGGTCGGACGAGCAGATCCTCCTCTGGGCCGACGGCTGGTCCAACGGATACTTCGCCAGCCGCCGGGTCTGAGTTGAGTCCGGCCGCTGGGGCCCGACGGGACCGCCACGTTGAGGCGGTGACCGGAGAAGACGAACTCAGCGCCCCCGCCGCACTCTGCGCGCCACGACGTCATGGTGAAGAATGGCTAGCCCCATCGTGCCTCAGTCGCCCGTGCGAAGCGGTCTTTGCCGAGCGGGTCGAGCTCCACCATCCTTTGGGCTGCGGCGGGCGGTTGCGCATCGAGTTCGTTGAGGGTCCATTGGGTCGGATGCGCAGGGTCAGCGATCCCAGGCACGAGCCGGTCGTCGAAGTCATCCCAACACAGCATGACTGCGCCGGGGATGCTCCGCTCGAGGATCTCTCCGACATCTGGGTGCACGAAGGCGATGCCTAGCCATTCGGCCCCTGCATCGTCGATGACCACTGCTGTTGCGGGTTGGTCAAGGATCTCGGCCTGTGCGCTGGTGGCTTCGGCGTCCACCAACGCCAGCACATCGGCGTCCGGGGCACTGGCTGGCACGACCACGATCGAGGTCATCCCGTTCATCGGCGACGTCGTTCGCTCACCGACTTCGTAGTGGCTCCAGGCCAGGTCGGTCCCGTGGGACGTAGGGATGACGGACTGGATGTGGAGGAACTGGGGGTGCTCGAGCTGTGAAGGCCGGATCAGGTCGGCGCCGATGTCGGCGGGTTGCCACCGGTCGCCTGCTGCTCGCCAGAGCTCGCCATTGATCCAAACGGTTGTCCAGGCGTTCAACGAGGGCGGCGGAAGCAGGGCCTCTACGGCGGCCTGATCGCCAGGCTTGAGCTCGGGGTGGGTGAGGCGGGTCACGAAGCCCCAGTAGTCCTCCGAGCTCAGTGTGAGTGCAGCCTCGTTCGCGTCCTTTGCCCGGAACCAAGGTTGCCTGAGATCGTTCGAGTCCTCCACGAAGGAACAGCCCACGCTCCACAGGTCACCGCCGACCCGTTCGGCCCAGATCCCCCCCGCTGGCGAGCCGCCTGGGCTCCCCCGGCCCGGCATCTTGAGCTGAGCGCTGATCGTGTCGTGAGCGGCCACTGACAACGGCGGGTTCTCTGGCACGAAGCGGATGTCCTCGGCCCAGTGGGACACCCATGTCGTCCCGTTGATCTCGACGTCGAGGGCGTCCCCCCTGAGGCGGGCTGCGATGCTCCAGTCGGGCAACTGGTCGCTGACGATCGACCACGATCCGGAAGCGTCGACGGCGCTGAGATCTTCGACGGTGGCCAGCGCATCGGAGAGCGACGCAAGTCGCCGGCCGGTCGATTTCACGACGACCCCGCCGTCGACGGCGCTCACCGAGTCGACGGATCGTCCGTCTCTGGAGATCTTGTAGAGCAGGCTCATGCCAGTGACCCAACGACCCTCGCCGATTCCGCCGTAGCGGAACGTACCGCAACTGCGACAGGGGGCCCGGTCATCGGCAACAGCTCGGCTCAGCTCAGCTCGATCCTTGATCCTCGCCCCGTTCAGCCGACGAGAGGTCACCATGGGGGCCGATCAGGACCTGGGTTGGGACGGTGGGTGGACCGACATGGTCGACCACGGCCATGACTTGGGCGAGTACATGCTTCAAGCTGAGCACCCTTACGACAGGGATGACGGGTACATCCCACCGCCACGTTCGGCGACTCGCCACGAGTTGACGTCCCGGCCGTTCTCCGACCCAGCGTCGGACATGGACGACGGCACGCTGCCAGCACTCGCGTCGCCGATCGTCATGGCGAGCTCGGCGCCCGTCGTTCGGACGCGAGCCCGATCAGGACCGCCAGAATCAGGTTCCTCAAGCGCACCCCGGCCGACCGTGTCGCCGGAGCAGGCCCGAGCCGAGCTTCAGCGGCGCCAGTCCAACCGCGAGGTGAAGAAGACCGGCCGGGGGACGAGGCGGAAGCTCTCACCTCACCTGAGGCACCTTGGCCACGTTTCGGGGCATGACCTAGCCGTAATCGCTCGTGGCGGGTCGAGAGCCGCTAGCGAACCGCGCCAACAGGGCCTCCAAGAGAGACCTGGCAGCGAGCCGGCAGCCCGTCAGCGCCTACGCGTCGATCCCTCCGATCGCACTCGAAGTCGGGCGGCGAAGGCGGCAACGTCTGCCGGTGTGAAGGTGGACGAGGTACTCGAGGTGGTCTGCGGGCTTGGGTCAACCGAGGCGAAGGCCGATCGTCTCGGATGGCCCCAGAGCCAGGTTGTCCTCGTTCGCAAGGCCTACGACGACACCAAGTCCGGAGCTGCTGACGCCGGCCCGCCTCGACGAGTCGGCCGCTCCACCGGCGTTACAAGTTCGGCGCGCGCGACCGCTCGACGGGCCTCCACACGCACACCTAAGCCGACCCGAGGCAAGACCAGCAGAGCGAAGCCCGCTGGCAAGGGCGGAGCAAAGCCGCAGACCAAGAGTGGAGCTCACACGAGTCGGGTGCCGGCCCTCGCGCAGGTGAGTCCCAGATCGACCTACCCCGAAGCCACTCGGGCCTGGTGACGCAGGCCAACCACACGATCCGTAGCAGAGCTCTCCACCCAGCCGGCGGTGCGCCGTTCCAGGCAATCCAAGGGCAACCTCTCCAACCGCAGGCTTCGCTCCTCGTCCGGCCAGTCGATGCACGTGGCTCCGGTTCAGAGCAACGCACGGAGCTCTGGTGCCCGGATCCGCAGGATGTCGGAGGCCACTCCGTTGCGGAACTCGACCCCCTCGTCCTCGAGGGCTTGCTGCTGGGACCTGCCGTCCTCAGGATCGCTCCAGGTGAAGCCGTCGCGGGCTCGCCCGTCGCCTCCGATGACCCGGTGGGCGTTCGGGCATCTCGAGCACTTCATGATGTGCTGGCCGAGGGGCTGGGCGGCCGTGCCCACCAGCTCGGCGAGGTCGCCGTAGGTCGTCCATCGTCCAGTGGGGATGGACGCCATCAGGTCGTGGAGGGGCTGCCAGTCGAAGGCGCCTCCTCCTCCGGGCCCGGCGGCATCGGTGAGCGAGCGTCCGTCGGGTAGGCGCCACCAGCTCGGTCCGCGGGTGGATCGGGTCGCGCCGGCAGCTTCGAGGAGGATCCGGCTCACGATGGCGGTCGGTCGGTAGGCCAGCCCATCGGCCGCCCAGATCAGGGGGGCACGGGTGCTGTTGGTCCACGTGGCCTGCCCACGGGACGGGTTCTCTGCGATCCACTCGACGATCAGGTCGCGGACCTCAGGCGACACCTCGGTCGTCGGGTCGAGTACCAAAGCGG encodes the following:
- a CDS encoding IS256 family transposase; translation: MALSESDLSELLDALRAGELTDTIRTSLEWILQQLIEAEATAVIGAAPHERTDARTAQRNGHRPRLLATPAGDVELKIPKLRTGSFFPSLLERRRRIDRALFAVVMEAWVHGVSTRKVDDLVAALGVSSGISKSEVSRICAELDRDLEAFRTRSLGHVEFPYVFADATYVKGRINGRVVSRAVVVATGVTANGDREVLGVEVGDSESGAFWTAFFKGLRARGLAGVQLVISDHHLGLKAAIESTFVGSAWQRCRVHFMRNVLARVPKASVEMVAAAIRTVFAQPDAAHVRAQLDEVQAMLAAQFPDVAALLGDAAEDLLAFTAFPQAHWRKIWSTNPLERLNGEIKRRTNVVGIFPNDASVARLITAVVVETHDEWAVAERRYLSEASMAKLYATADTTDPEEPPLAITA